In Zingiber officinale cultivar Zhangliang chromosome 3B, Zo_v1.1, whole genome shotgun sequence, a single window of DNA contains:
- the LOC121968221 gene encoding WAT1-related protein At2g40900-like yields MLKIFILAMLGITIQQNVYYVGLHLISPTVASALGNVIPAFTFLLAIVLRMEKLNLKTVRGRAKLAGAIFCITGSLIFTFWKGHFVGGLCYFTYDPTSFRKS; encoded by the exons ATGCTAAAAATATTCATTCTTGCTATGTTGGGTATAACAATTCAGCAAAATGTATACTACGTTGGACTCCATCTCATTTCTCCAACTGTTGCCAGTGCCTTGGGCAATGTCATTCCTGCTTTTACTTTCTTATTGGCAATTGTACTGAG GATGGAAAAGCTCAACTTGAAGACTGTAAGAGGGAGGGCCAAGCTTGCAGGGGCCATCTTCTGCATCACTGGTTCCCTGATCTTCACATTTTGGAAAGGTCATTTTGTTGGGGGCCTTTGTTACTTCACCTATGATCCAACTTCATTTCGAAAGTCCTGA
- the LOC122054820 gene encoding exocyst complex component EXO70H1-like, giving the protein MLDFVAAAAEPSRLSHPCLVRAQTLIQAVMRQLEKEFYQMLAANNDLLDQEQRLCIARAIAVDPEVILMDEPCSALDPIATARIEELIHDLRGRYAIAIVMTDLRAIADTMVFAGYGFECVRIYRTLRKSVVDEELYRHGFDRSLSSPQIKKMDWVVLELKIRSWLGACRVAVRTLFHRERVLIDHVFSNSNIAREAVFSSVVGDAALQFFAFPEWAAKSK; this is encoded by the coding sequence ATGCTTGATTTCGTCGCGGCAGCCGCGGAGCCGTCCCGCCTCTCCCACCCCTGCCTCGTCCGTGCGCAGACCCTGATTCAAGCCGTGATGCGCCAGCTCGAGAAAGAATTCTACCAGATGCTCGCCGCAAACAACGACCTCCTGGACCAGGAACAGCGGCTGTGCATCGCCCGCGCCATCGCGGTCGACCCGGAGGTGATCCTGATGGACGAACCGTGCAGCGCGCTCGATCCGATCGCGACCGCGCGGATCGAGGAGTTGATCCACGACCTGCGCGGCCGATACGCCATCGCGATCGTCATGACCGACCTCCGGGCCATCGCAGATACCATGGTATTTGCAGGGTATGGCTTCGAGTGCGTGAGAATCTACCGGACCCTCCGCAAGTCTGTCGTGGACGAGGAGCTTTATCGGCACGGTTTCGACAGGTCTCTCAGCTCGCCCCAAATCAAGAAGATGGACTGGGTTGTGCTCGAACTAAAAATTCGATCATGGCTCGGCGCTTGCCGTGTCGCGGTGCGTACTCTGTTTCATCGCGAGCGTGTTCTCATCGACCACGTCTTCTCCAACTCAAACATTGCCCGAGAGGCCGTCTTCTCCAGCGTCGTCGGCGATGCCGCCCTTCAGTTCTTTGCATTTCCGGAGTGGGCGGCCAAATCAAAATAG